One part of the Bacteroidia bacterium genome encodes these proteins:
- a CDS encoding GyrI-like domain-containing protein, with the protein MEKSPPKEYIARVNKALQFIDENLDKSLSLEMVAKEANYSPFHFHRIFSTVINEPLNAYISRKKLEKSAAKLIEEKEKSIYEIALDFAWSNNATFSKAFKKYFGLSPTEFRKRSKNFSKIGKTKSKNGQIETSFDTYIRNIESHKEWLSMHGEVEIKQMPDIPIAFVTHIGDFGKAPKAFHKLKRWADPRGLFTDAQNRSLTVYHDDPNITDLSRLRSSVAIILEEAIEADGEIGIKVLKASRCVCGSFKIGFNEFEKAWQSMFVWLYEHGYNNPKRDCFEIYYPLDLEQKRNKIKVEIYLPID; encoded by the coding sequence ATGGAAAAGTCTCCACCTAAAGAATATATCGCCAGGGTAAATAAAGCCCTTCAATTTATCGATGAAAACCTGGACAAGTCTTTAAGCCTGGAAATGGTGGCAAAAGAGGCTAATTATTCTCCCTTTCATTTTCACAGAATCTTTTCGACGGTAATCAATGAACCTCTGAATGCATACATCAGTAGGAAAAAACTTGAAAAATCTGCGGCCAAACTAATTGAAGAAAAAGAAAAAAGCATATACGAGATCGCCCTGGATTTTGCATGGAGTAATAATGCCACTTTTAGCAAAGCCTTTAAAAAATACTTTGGACTCAGCCCCACAGAATTCCGAAAAAGAAGCAAGAACTTTAGCAAGATTGGCAAAACGAAAAGCAAGAATGGACAAATAGAAACTTCTTTTGATACCTACATTCGTAACATAGAATCTCATAAAGAATGGCTGAGTATGCATGGAGAAGTTGAAATCAAGCAAATGCCGGATATACCCATCGCCTTTGTTACTCATATTGGGGATTTTGGAAAAGCACCTAAAGCTTTCCATAAATTGAAAAGATGGGCAGATCCCAGAGGCTTGTTTACGGATGCCCAAAACAGATCTTTAACTGTTTATCATGATGATCCCAATATCACAGATCTTTCCAGGCTGCGGTCAAGTGTTGCCATTATTTTGGAAGAAGCAATTGAGGCAGATGGAGAAATTGGAATAAAGGTGCTCAAAGCCTCAAGATGTGTTTGCGGAAGCTTTAAAATTGGATTTAATGAATTTGAAAAAGCTTGGCAAAGCATGTTTGTCTGGCTATATGAACATGGCTATAACAACCCCAAAAGGGATTGCTTCGAGATTTATTATCCACTCGATCTCGAGCAAAAACGGAATAAAATAAAAGTAGAAATCTACTTACCTATTGATTAA
- the ftsZ gene encoding cell division protein FtsZ, which produces MQFEFPSKENAIIKVIGVGGGGGNAVNNMHEKGIEGVEFMVCNTDLQALNNSDVPTQIRLGANQTEGLGAGANPEVGKKAAIESLEEVRNSLMDGTKMLFVTAGMGGGTGTGAAPVIAAMAKEMGILTVGIVTTPFKFEGPRRTQQAIAGIKDLQSQVDTLIVIDNNNLHKILGTSVTMRKAFEEADQVLCNAAKGIAEIITTEGYINVDFADVCTIMRDGGKALMGTATAEGEGRSMKAVEEAINSPLLDDLGVHGARGIVVNITASEDSLRMDETTDIVEHVQAEAGNEANIIYGIVYDESMGERIRVTVIATRYDDNASSNFTEETLEQPVEQAAAPQLMEQAPIRREHLRRLDHKEREERIKKLNSKVYDIHDPESLSGLEKVPAYVRKQQVLFDADSVPTSPKLSRISVEEDEVNKYRMRENNGFLHDNVD; this is translated from the coding sequence ATGCAATTTGAATTTCCATCTAAAGAAAATGCCATCATCAAGGTTATTGGTGTAGGTGGCGGCGGCGGAAATGCCGTAAATAACATGCACGAAAAAGGCATAGAAGGCGTAGAATTTATGGTCTGTAACACAGATCTTCAGGCCTTGAATAATAGCGACGTTCCCACTCAGATTCGTTTGGGAGCTAATCAGACAGAAGGACTTGGCGCAGGAGCCAATCCTGAAGTTGGTAAAAAAGCAGCCATTGAGAGCCTTGAAGAGGTTCGTAATTCTCTCATGGACGGTACAAAGATGCTCTTTGTAACTGCCGGTATGGGAGGAGGAACCGGTACAGGTGCTGCTCCGGTAATTGCCGCTATGGCAAAAGAAATGGGTATACTGACTGTAGGTATCGTTACCACTCCTTTCAAATTTGAAGGACCCAGACGTACCCAGCAGGCAATTGCAGGAATCAAAGACCTGCAAAGCCAGGTAGATACCCTGATTGTAATTGACAATAACAATCTCCATAAAATCCTCGGAACCAGCGTGACTATGCGCAAGGCTTTCGAAGAAGCGGATCAGGTCCTGTGCAATGCCGCTAAAGGTATCGCAGAGATCATCACCACCGAAGGCTATATCAATGTGGACTTTGCAGATGTTTGCACCATCATGCGTGATGGAGGTAAAGCTCTGATGGGAACCGCAACAGCTGAGGGTGAAGGCCGTTCAATGAAGGCCGTTGAAGAAGCGATCAATTCTCCATTATTGGATGATTTGGGAGTTCACGGCGCAAGAGGGATTGTTGTAAATATCACAGCTTCTGAAGACTCTCTTCGTATGGATGAGACAACAGACATTGTAGAGCACGTTCAGGCAGAAGCCGGTAATGAAGCTAATATCATCTACGGTATCGTATATGATGAGTCCATGGGTGAGAGAATCCGTGTAACCGTAATTGCTACTCGCTATGATGACAATGCCAGCAGCAATTTCACGGAAGAAACTTTAGAACAGCCCGTAGAGCAAGCTGCAGCCCCTCAGCTAATGGAGCAGGCTCCTATCCGTCGCGAACACCTTCGCAGATTGGATCATAAGGAAAGAGAAGAGCGTATCAAAAAGCTCAACTCTAAAGTCTATGACATCCACGATCCTGAAAGCCTTTCCGGATTGGAGAAGGTACCCGCTTATGTTCGTAAGCAACAGGTACTCTTTGATGCAGACTCTGTTCCTACCAGCCCAAAACTGTCCAGAATTAGTGTAGAGGAAGATGAGGTGAACAAGTACAGAATGAGGGAGAACAATGGGTTTTTACATGACAACGTAGATTAA
- a CDS encoding alpha/beta hydrolase yields the protein MKKLYVTIGAVLLVLAIGAYFFLSAIFSGPLYLTGSLKSEAAYAHLLKEAPDQGKENYFQLNDDISLYYTTQGSGKPVLIVHGGPGIPYDQHWAGLDSLGQEYRYYYYHQRGCGNSSRPFDKFPTSNFYENMKSLNEHLGLPAQIADIEQLRRILKQDKIVLMGHSFGGFIASLYALEFPERVEALVLITPAEVLKMPSDGDGLYGVVEKKLPEEYVEEYRSYMERVFDYSKLFEMSEEELVVQNKEFIRFYNLATNNSATGEVKGIGGWIQNACFLSMGMKHDYSEALRNIKAPTLLMHGKEDLIPLSSLQLYRENIPHAELIEIEGAGHFPFVEKPRLFSNAIAGFFEKYGI from the coding sequence ATGAAAAAACTGTATGTGACAATTGGGGCCGTACTTCTGGTATTGGCCATAGGAGCCTATTTCTTTTTGTCTGCTATTTTCTCCGGCCCCCTTTACCTGACCGGTAGCTTGAAAAGTGAAGCTGCTTATGCTCATTTGTTAAAAGAAGCTCCAGATCAGGGCAAAGAAAATTACTTCCAACTCAATGATGATATTTCCCTTTACTATACTACTCAGGGAAGTGGAAAGCCTGTCCTGATTGTGCATGGTGGCCCAGGGATACCATATGACCAACATTGGGCGGGATTGGATAGCCTGGGGCAGGAGTATCGATATTATTATTACCACCAAAGAGGATGTGGGAATTCTAGCCGACCGTTTGACAAGTTTCCCACTTCTAATTTTTACGAAAACATGAAGTCGCTCAATGAACATCTGGGCTTACCTGCACAGATTGCCGATATCGAGCAGCTGAGACGTATCCTTAAGCAGGATAAAATAGTCCTCATGGGTCATTCCTTTGGAGGTTTTATTGCGAGTTTGTATGCCCTTGAATTTCCGGAGAGGGTAGAAGCTTTGGTACTAATTACTCCTGCGGAAGTTCTGAAAATGCCTTCTGATGGAGATGGGCTGTATGGGGTGGTTGAAAAGAAGTTGCCTGAGGAATACGTAGAGGAATACAGAAGTTATATGGAAAGGGTATTTGATTACTCCAAGTTATTTGAGATGTCCGAAGAAGAATTGGTAGTACAGAATAAGGAGTTTATCCGCTTTTATAATTTGGCAACAAATAATTCTGCTACAGGAGAAGTGAAAGGTATCGGGGGTTGGATACAGAATGCGTGCTTCTTGAGTATGGGCATGAAACATGACTATTCTGAGGCATTGAGAAATATCAAAGCACCCACCCTACTGATGCACGGAAAAGAGGACCTTATTCCCTTGAGTAGTTTGCAGTTATATCGGGAGAATATTCCTCATGCGGAATTGATAGAAATCGAGGGAGCCGGACATTTTCCTTTTGTAGAAAAGCCTCGACTTTTTTCAAATGCAATTGCAGGCTTTTTTGAAAAGTATGGAATATGA
- a CDS encoding right-handed parallel beta-helix repeat-containing protein, protein MNGKKFTFCFALLLFILSPAYSTIFTVSNSNDAGAGSLREAISLANTTVGWDTIQFNILGAGVKTINLLSAFPTIQDTLFIDGSSDPAYVGLPLIEINANGQTNGFFLNANAAFSKIHALIVTRSTYAGIQSFADRLTITACHIGVDGAGSTALPNNFMGIGIYNSSHVNIGGTAANEGNLVAGNGGVGIFFSNSDSSFVLGNKLGVDISGTIAIGNAQGTSANSCREITIGGNTAAHRNLISGNGIGIQMYESSHNHVYGNYIGTDINGTTAIPNTSNGLYVRGDSNQIGGILAGQGNLISGNGNGGITLFSGAVLGDSAFGNQILGNFIGTDISGTLAIPNRMGISIGVGVHRTEIGGSTPAHRNVISGNATQGIHINFSDSTIIYGNFIGTDISGTLALGNQTNGISISNCGLTFIGNGTAAGANIISGNQENGIILSNGNDSTFIQHNYIGTDFSGLQYLPNSLTGIYIRLNNTNSLVGGTVAGEGNYIANNLQRGIDVNSASALNHRILGNSIYDHPNPGILLSGGNNNQAAPDITGFSGTINTTINGTFSSAPNTNYRLEFFSSPTSAQGKTFLGFSNITTDAAGNYGLNETFAVTITAAEPILTATATDPNGNTSAFGVEAVLEAEAGLDPLATQTGEKIHYENPLTPFSQIEIQLPDARYLSIKLLSLDGKELMSLYTGSYEKDQSLILSCEPLKKFPRGIYLLEISGESIRRIDKVLLSGY, encoded by the coding sequence ATGAACGGTAAAAAGTTTACTTTTTGCTTTGCTCTACTGTTATTTATCCTATCCCCTGCTTATTCGACAATATTTACGGTCTCTAATTCAAATGATGCTGGAGCCGGTAGCCTGAGGGAGGCGATTAGCCTTGCGAATACTACTGTAGGATGGGACACCATCCAGTTCAATATTCTTGGAGCAGGCGTGAAGACCATAAACCTGCTTTCTGCTTTTCCTACGATTCAGGACACGCTTTTTATTGATGGGAGTTCTGATCCGGCTTATGTGGGCCTTCCCCTGATCGAGATCAATGCTAATGGACAAACCAATGGCTTCTTTCTAAATGCCAATGCTGCCTTTTCAAAAATTCATGCACTCATAGTGACAAGATCGACTTATGCAGGGATTCAGTCTTTTGCAGACCGGCTGACCATTACGGCTTGTCATATTGGGGTAGATGGAGCTGGAAGCACAGCACTGCCCAACAATTTTATGGGAATCGGTATATATAATTCTAGTCATGTAAATATAGGCGGAACGGCAGCGAATGAAGGAAATCTGGTTGCCGGAAATGGAGGCGTAGGAATCTTCTTCAGTAATTCTGATTCCAGTTTTGTATTGGGGAATAAATTAGGCGTGGATATAAGTGGGACGATTGCCATAGGAAATGCCCAGGGAACCTCAGCAAATTCTTGTAGGGAGATCACTATAGGAGGAAACACGGCTGCACATAGGAATTTGATTTCAGGAAATGGAATTGGTATTCAGATGTATGAAAGCAGTCACAACCATGTTTATGGAAATTATATCGGTACCGATATTAATGGGACGACAGCGATCCCGAATACTTCTAATGGATTGTATGTAAGAGGAGATAGCAATCAAATCGGAGGCATATTGGCGGGGCAGGGAAATTTGATCTCGGGGAATGGAAATGGAGGCATTACCTTGTTCTCAGGAGCAGTTCTTGGAGACTCGGCTTTTGGAAATCAAATTTTAGGCAATTTCATAGGAACAGATATAAGTGGGACCCTTGCCATTCCAAATCGAATGGGAATATCGATAGGGGTTGGTGTACATCGAACAGAAATTGGCGGAAGCACTCCCGCTCACCGAAATGTGATTTCCGGCAATGCTACACAGGGAATTCATATCAATTTTTCAGATTCTACCATCATTTATGGCAATTTCATAGGTACGGATATCAGTGGGACCCTTGCTCTTGGAAATCAAACCAATGGCATTTCGATAAGCAATTGCGGACTTACCTTTATAGGCAATGGGACAGCTGCGGGAGCCAATATTATTTCTGGCAATCAGGAAAATGGGATCATCCTTTCCAACGGCAATGATAGTACCTTTATTCAGCATAACTATATCGGGACAGATTTTTCTGGCCTTCAATATCTACCCAATAGCCTGACGGGTATATACATTCGCTTAAATAATACCAATAGTCTGGTGGGAGGCACAGTGGCAGGTGAGGGTAACTATATTGCCAACAATCTGCAAAGAGGAATTGATGTAAATTCTGCTTCCGCCCTCAACCATCGCATACTCGGCAATAGCATTTATGATCATCCCAATCCCGGTATCTTATTGAGTGGGGGAAACAACAATCAGGCGGCTCCTGATATTACAGGATTTTCCGGGACAATAAATACGACCATAAACGGGACCTTTAGCAGCGCTCCTAATACGAATTATCGATTAGAGTTTTTTAGCAGTCCTACCTCTGCACAAGGAAAGACCTTTTTGGGTTTTAGCAATATCACTACGGATGCTGCAGGAAATTATGGATTGAATGAGACCTTTGCGGTAACAATCACGGCTGCTGAACCCATCCTTACTGCAACAGCTACGGACCCCAATGGCAATACTTCTGCTTTTGGGGTGGAAGCTGTATTGGAAGCCGAAGCAGGACTCGATCCTCTGGCCACTCAAACAGGAGAAAAAATACACTATGAAAATCCTTTGACTCCCTTTTCCCAAATAGAAATCCAATTGCCAGACGCCCGATATTTATCCATCAAATTGCTAAGTCTTGATGGTAAGGAATTGATGAGTCTCTATACAGGAAGCTATGAAAAGGATCAATCCCTGATTCTTAGTTGTGAGCCTTTGAAAAAATTTCCAAGAGGGATTTATTTATTGGAGATTTCGGGCGAAAGTATCCGGCGAATAGATAAGGTTCTGCTAAGCGGATATTGA
- the ftsA gene encoding cell division protein FtsA: MSSEKISANEKIVVGLDIGTTKICAIVGKRNEYGKINILGVGKSHSAGVSRGVVVNIEKTVQAIREAIEEAEKHSGIKIEVVHVGIAGEHVRSMQHKGIITLNNPDFEITQSDVNRLHEDMFKIATQPGTEIIHVLPQEYTVDNQSGIIDPIGMSGVRLEGNFHCVTGQTTAANNIYKCVVRAGLEVAELILEPLASSAAVLTEEEKEAGVCLVDIGGGTTDIAVFENNIIRHTAVIPFGGNIVTDDIKHGCKVMKKHAELLKIQYGSALAEAVYEDVVISIPGPRDRSAKEIHKSMLAQVIQSRMEEIMEFVVAEIKNSGYEDKLVAGIVVTGGGSQLQNMKECVEYVTGIDTRVGLPGEHLASGLVDEVNFPMYATGTGLVIMGLEAQELAPVRASGRGESAMQYQRVGAGTSGPRISFIDKVKTWFESTLTNTGDFIE; encoded by the coding sequence ATGTCTTCAGAGAAAATTTCAGCAAACGAAAAAATTGTAGTCGGATTAGACATCGGGACTACAAAGATTTGCGCCATCGTTGGGAAACGCAACGAATACGGCAAAATCAACATCCTCGGAGTGGGTAAATCTCATTCTGCCGGAGTTAGCCGTGGAGTAGTAGTCAATATCGAAAAAACGGTACAGGCTATTCGCGAGGCTATTGAAGAAGCAGAAAAGCATTCCGGAATCAAAATCGAAGTGGTCCATGTGGGAATTGCCGGTGAGCATGTGCGTAGCATGCAGCACAAAGGCATCATTACCCTCAATAACCCCGATTTCGAAATCACACAGTCAGATGTAAATCGCCTCCATGAGGACATGTTCAAGATCGCTACCCAGCCGGGAACAGAGATCATTCATGTGCTACCTCAGGAGTACACGGTTGACAATCAAAGTGGCATTATCGATCCGATCGGCATGTCAGGGGTGCGTCTGGAAGGAAACTTCCATTGCGTAACCGGACAGACCACTGCCGCCAACAATATTTATAAATGTGTAGTTCGTGCAGGACTGGAAGTTGCAGAGCTTATTCTTGAGCCCCTGGCTTCAAGTGCAGCTGTTTTGACTGAAGAAGAAAAAGAAGCAGGTGTTTGCCTGGTAGATATCGGAGGAGGAACTACTGACATTGCTGTATTTGAAAATAACATCATTCGCCATACTGCAGTGATTCCTTTCGGAGGAAACATTGTAACCGATGACATCAAACATGGCTGTAAAGTGATGAAGAAGCATGCCGAATTACTGAAAATCCAGTATGGAAGCGCTTTAGCTGAAGCAGTATATGAAGATGTAGTAATCAGCATCCCCGGACCAAGAGATCGTTCTGCGAAGGAGATTCACAAGAGCATGCTGGCTCAGGTGATACAGTCTCGTATGGAAGAGATCATGGAATTTGTGGTAGCTGAGATTAAAAACTCTGGATACGAAGACAAACTCGTAGCAGGTATCGTGGTAACTGGTGGGGGTTCTCAACTCCAGAACATGAAGGAGTGTGTAGAATACGTAACCGGAATCGATACCCGTGTCGGACTTCCCGGAGAGCATTTGGCAAGTGGATTGGTTGACGAAGTGAATTTCCCTATGTACGCAACCGGAACGGGTTTGGTCATCATGGGACTGGAAGCACAGGAGCTTGCTCCCGTACGTGCAAGTGGAAGAGGGGAATCAGCTATGCAGTACCAGCGAGTAGGTGCAGGAACCTCAGGTCCCCGCATCAGCTTCATCGACAAAGTGAAAACCTGGTTTGAAAGTACGCTAACTAACACAGGCGATTTTATTGAATAG